In Bradyrhizobium lablabi, one DNA window encodes the following:
- a CDS encoding DUF882 domain-containing protein, with amino-acid sequence MLTGFARQFNSRSLPKAGVHLGLTSLLLLVGAGSVHDATALNETRTLSFHHTHSDEDLTVTFKRDGRYDEEALKQLNHYLRDWRSQDQTVMDRHLFDILWEVYRDVDGKKPIQIISAYRSPATNAMLRRRSSGVARFSQHMLGHAMDFFIPDVPLEQIRFAGLRLQRGGVGFYPTSGSPFVHLDTGSIRHWPRMTHDQLARVFPDGRTVHVPSDGTPLKGYEFARADIEKRGDGDGASTKSMPNLFAALFKGKSSDDEDEAASAPSEKPAPASVVAAAAPAKSADAKSADSVPMPRAKPAATLQLASADVQIVQPPKPKPASSPDKQAASTAKTEAKPETPADIINARGFWGDDAAAPKQATPAQVAALSARRALDSADPQPTASVPAAFQALAYAPAANSPVDRANIVAASAPIPHSSRPASAPRNAMASTRIDTVVAKGPQGQGSLIATSTRLAASGTGDTWMRMMILAPSASTSMNATVIGDVDMTLMRSHFAKPDTAVAMSFTDDPMMGMSCDHFSGSATATLATQSFVMRTASLR; translated from the coding sequence GTGCTGACTGGTTTCGCACGCCAATTCAATTCGCGCTCACTACCAAAAGCCGGAGTCCATCTCGGCCTCACATCCCTGTTGCTGCTGGTCGGAGCCGGATCAGTCCATGACGCGACGGCGCTGAACGAAACCCGCACGCTGTCGTTTCACCACACCCATTCCGATGAAGACTTGACCGTCACCTTCAAGCGCGACGGGCGCTATGACGAAGAGGCGCTGAAACAGCTCAATCATTATCTCCGCGACTGGCGCAGCCAGGACCAGACCGTGATGGATCGGCATTTGTTCGATATCCTCTGGGAGGTCTATCGCGACGTCGACGGCAAGAAGCCGATCCAGATCATTTCGGCCTACCGTTCCCCCGCCACCAACGCCATGCTCCGCCGCCGTTCCTCCGGCGTGGCGCGTTTCAGCCAGCACATGCTCGGCCACGCCATGGATTTCTTCATTCCGGATGTGCCGCTCGAGCAGATCCGGTTCGCCGGGCTGCGCCTGCAGCGCGGCGGCGTCGGGTTCTATCCGACCTCGGGCTCGCCTTTCGTCCATCTGGACACCGGCAGCATTCGCCACTGGCCGCGCATGACCCACGACCAGCTGGCGCGCGTCTTCCCGGATGGGCGCACCGTGCACGTGCCCTCCGACGGCACACCGCTGAAGGGTTATGAGTTCGCCCGCGCCGACATCGAAAAGCGCGGTGACGGCGACGGTGCTTCGACCAAGAGCATGCCGAACCTATTCGCCGCGTTGTTCAAGGGTAAATCGAGCGACGACGAAGACGAAGCCGCGAGCGCCCCCAGCGAAAAGCCAGCGCCTGCGAGCGTTGTGGCCGCAGCCGCTCCCGCCAAATCCGCCGACGCAAAATCGGCCGATTCGGTGCCGATGCCGCGCGCAAAGCCCGCCGCGACCCTGCAATTGGCGTCCGCCGATGTCCAGATCGTGCAGCCGCCGAAGCCGAAGCCGGCTAGTTCACCCGACAAGCAGGCCGCATCAACTGCAAAGACCGAAGCAAAACCCGAGACGCCGGCTGACATCATCAACGCCCGCGGCTTCTGGGGCGACGACGCCGCGGCGCCGAAACAGGCAACCCCCGCCCAGGTCGCAGCGCTCAGCGCCCGCCGCGCGCTCGACTCCGCCGATCCGCAACCGACCGCGAGCGTTCCTGCCGCGTTCCAGGCACTGGCCTACGCGCCGGCAGCCAATTCGCCGGTCGATCGCGCCAATATCGTCGCCGCCAGCGCGCCGATCCCCCACAGCAGCCGCCCTGCATCGGCGCCTCGCAACGCGATGGCCTCAACCAGGATCGACACGGTCGTCGCCAAGGGGCCGCAGGGTCAGGGCAGCCTGATCGCGACCTCGACCCGGCTTGCGGCCTCGGGCACCGGCGACACCTGGATGCGCATGATGATCCTGGCGCCGAGCGCGAGCACGTCGATGAATGCCACCGTGATCGGCGATGTCGACATGACCCTGATGCGGTCGCATTTCGCCAAGCCGGACACCGCGGTCGCGATGAGCTTCACCGATGACCCGATGATGGGCATGTCCTGCGACCACTTCTCGGGCTCGGCGACCGCGACGCTTGCGACGCAGTCCTTCGTGATGCGCACGGCGTCGCTGCGCTAG
- a CDS encoding DUF2312 domain-containing protein has translation MATSAAAVKEAPATTFAKDQLKAIIERVERLEEEKKTISDDIRDVYAEAKGNGFDVKALRTIVRLRKQDANERAEQETILETYMQALGML, from the coding sequence ATGGCCACCTCTGCTGCCGCCGTCAAGGAAGCGCCCGCGACCACATTCGCCAAAGACCAGCTCAAGGCCATCATCGAGCGCGTCGAGCGGCTGGAAGAAGAAAAGAAGACGATTTCCGACGATATCAGGGATGTTTACGCCGAAGCCAAGGGCAATGGTTTCGACGTCAAGGCGCTGCGCACCATCGTACGTCTGCGCAAGCAGGACGCCAACGAGCGCGCCGAGCAGGAGACGATCCTCGAGACGTATATGCAGGCGCTGGGGATGCTGTGA
- a CDS encoding adenylate/guanylate cyclase domain-containing protein: MDVPGPERRLAAVLAADMVGFSRLMEVDETGTLARLKTHRIELIDPAIAKNRGRIIKTTGDGMLVEFHSVADAVLCAAEVQRRMARRNADVAPGRWIQFRIGINLGDVIVEENDIFGDGVNVAARLEMLAEPGGICISGAVRDQVGDRLADIIFEDLGDQSVKNIARPIRVYRIRLEPNAITAPGGATDAAVATTISKKPSIAVLPLVNMSGDPEQEFFADGLTEDIITELSRFRDLLVISRNSTFVYKGKAVKVQDVAREFGVDYVLEGSVRKVGDRIRVTVQLIDAETDRHIWAERYDRKLEDIFAIQDEMTCAIVATLPGRVEAATHDRAKRKQTNNMAAYECVLTARVLHHRSIREDNAEAQRLLDRALVLDPNYAHAHAWKACVLGQTWGYGWCADRDATFQQLAAELEVALALDDNDSDVHRILAAVNLMREDHDKATYHQERALALNPNYDLVVVQQGELLTWLGRPEEGIDWIKRAMRLNPYHPERFWSHLGRACYCAEKYADAAEAFSRITRADHTHHAFLAATFAQMGNAVAATAHAAETLKREPKFSVATYLATQHYKRDVDRQRHEAGLLKAGLPA, from the coding sequence ATGGACGTGCCTGGACCAGAGCGTAGGCTCGCAGCGGTCCTCGCCGCCGACATGGTCGGCTTTAGTCGACTGATGGAGGTCGACGAGACCGGGACACTCGCGCGTCTCAAGACCCACCGGATCGAGCTCATCGATCCGGCCATCGCGAAGAACCGCGGCCGCATCATCAAGACCACTGGTGACGGCATGCTGGTCGAGTTCCACAGCGTCGCCGATGCGGTCTTGTGCGCTGCCGAAGTTCAGCGCCGGATGGCGCGACGCAACGCGGACGTCGCGCCGGGCCGCTGGATCCAGTTCCGGATCGGCATCAATCTGGGCGACGTCATCGTCGAAGAAAACGACATCTTTGGCGATGGCGTCAATGTCGCGGCGCGCCTGGAAATGCTTGCAGAGCCGGGCGGCATCTGCATCTCGGGCGCGGTGCGCGATCAGGTCGGCGACCGGCTCGCCGACATCATATTCGAGGATCTCGGCGACCAGAGCGTCAAGAATATCGCCCGTCCGATCCGGGTCTATCGGATCCGGCTTGAGCCCAACGCGATCACCGCGCCAGGGGGCGCGACGGACGCTGCTGTGGCGACCACGATCTCCAAGAAACCTTCCATCGCCGTGCTGCCGCTCGTTAACATGAGCGGGGACCCGGAGCAAGAGTTCTTCGCGGACGGGCTTACCGAGGACATCATTACCGAGCTGTCGCGCTTCCGCGACCTGCTCGTCATCTCGCGCAACTCGACCTTCGTGTACAAGGGCAAGGCGGTGAAGGTGCAGGACGTCGCGCGCGAATTCGGCGTCGATTACGTCCTTGAGGGGAGCGTGCGGAAAGTGGGTGATCGCATCCGCGTCACCGTGCAGCTGATCGACGCAGAGACCGACCGGCACATTTGGGCCGAACGCTATGACCGCAAGCTTGAGGATATCTTCGCCATCCAGGACGAGATGACCTGCGCGATCGTTGCAACGCTCCCCGGCCGTGTCGAAGCCGCCACGCACGACCGCGCGAAGCGCAAGCAGACCAACAACATGGCGGCTTATGAGTGCGTCCTGACCGCCAGGGTGCTGCACCACCGCTCGATCCGGGAGGACAACGCCGAAGCACAGCGCCTGCTCGACCGCGCCCTCGTGCTAGACCCGAACTATGCTCACGCTCACGCCTGGAAGGCATGCGTACTGGGCCAGACGTGGGGTTATGGGTGGTGCGCGGATCGCGATGCCACGTTCCAGCAGCTGGCTGCGGAACTGGAGGTCGCGCTGGCGCTCGACGACAATGACAGCGACGTACACCGGATTCTCGCCGCGGTAAACCTGATGCGCGAGGATCATGACAAGGCCACGTACCATCAGGAGCGTGCGCTCGCGCTCAACCCCAACTACGACCTTGTGGTGGTGCAGCAGGGCGAGCTTCTAACGTGGCTGGGGCGGCCGGAGGAGGGCATCGACTGGATCAAGAGGGCGATGCGCCTCAACCCGTACCACCCGGAGCGCTTCTGGAGCCATCTCGGGCGCGCCTGCTATTGCGCCGAGAAATACGCCGACGCCGCCGAGGCCTTCTCACGGATCACGCGGGCCGACCATACACATCATGCCTTCCTCGCTGCCACTTTTGCGCAGATGGGCAACGCGGTTGCGGCCACCGCGCACGCTGCGGAAACCCTCAAGCGCGAGCCGAAATTCTCGGTGGCCACCTACCTCGCCACCCAACACTACAAGCGGGATGTCGACCGCCAGCGCCACGAGGCTGGGCTCCTCAAGGCGGGCTTGCCGGCCTGA
- a CDS encoding DUF1036 domain-containing protein — protein sequence MIPDAPHRHNRLTHSLAAGLIPALALALLCLWSSPAAADFRLCNNTSSRVGIALGYKDAEGWTTEGWWNVSSRSCETLLRGTLVARYYYIYALDYDRGGEWSGQAFMCSRDKEFTIKGTENCLARGFDRTGFFEVDTGEQRAWTVQLTESNEQPAQRVPGIPGTVGPGGTTNLPGLSNSPGAAPGLPNPPGGTAPGASGQPPAAAPGTKP from the coding sequence ATGATCCCCGACGCTCCCCATCGCCACAACCGTTTGACCCATTCGCTTGCCGCCGGTCTGATCCCGGCACTGGCGCTCGCTCTACTGTGTCTGTGGAGCAGTCCGGCGGCCGCCGATTTCCGTCTCTGCAACAATACCTCGAGCCGGGTCGGCATTGCGCTTGGCTACAAGGATGCCGAGGGCTGGACCACCGAGGGCTGGTGGAACGTGTCGTCGCGAAGCTGCGAGACGCTGCTGCGCGGCACGCTGGTCGCCCGCTATTACTATATCTATGCACTCGATTACGACCGCGGCGGCGAGTGGTCGGGACAGGCCTTCATGTGCTCGCGCGACAAGGAATTCACCATCAAGGGCACCGAGAACTGCCTGGCGCGCGGATTCGACCGCACCGGCTTCTTCGAGGTCGACACCGGCGAGCAGCGCGCCTGGACGGTGCAATTGACCGAGTCCAACGAGCAGCCGGCGCAGCGGGTGCCGGGCATCCCGGGAACGGTCGGTCCGGGCGGGACGACAAACCTGCCGGGTCTCTCCAATTCGCCGGGCGCAGCGCCCGGCCTGCCCAACCCGCCGGGCGGGACGGCTCCGGGCGCGTCTGGTCAACCGCCAGCCGCAGCGCCCGGAACTAAGCCATGA
- a CDS encoding DUF1244 domain-containing protein, translating into MAIDDKTRTELEAAAFRRLVGHLRERTDVQNIDLMNLAGFCRNCLSNWLKEEADARGAVMSKDESREAVYGMPYETWKQTHQGAASPEQLAAMKKAHSGH; encoded by the coding sequence ATGGCCATTGACGACAAAACCAGAACGGAACTCGAAGCGGCGGCCTTCCGCCGCCTGGTGGGGCATCTGCGCGAGCGCACCGACGTTCAGAACATCGACCTGATGAATCTGGCGGGGTTCTGCCGCAACTGCCTGTCCAACTGGCTCAAGGAAGAGGCCGACGCCAGGGGGGCTGTCATGAGCAAGGACGAGAGCCGCGAGGCCGTCTACGGCATGCCCTATGAGACCTGGAAACAGACCCATCAGGGCGCCGCCAGCCCCGAGCAGCTCGCCGCGATGAAAAAGGCCCATAGCGGGCATTGA